The genome window CTAAATGAATATAATTATCGTTCACAAAGGATTTATGCCGCTCATCCCGTCCACCTTCCCCATGGACGGAGGAGAACTCGCCGGCGACGGCGGCCCGGGGGAATTGAGCGGGGACGCCGAGAGCGACCGATCACCGCGGGTAGCGTCGGACGGCGGGGTCGCCGCGGAGGGCGCGCGCGGAACGGCTGGCGAGGTATCGGAGGCGAAGACGGACCCGGACCGGTCGGCCGCCTCCGCCGCCGCGCTAGGCCACGACCGGCCGGACGTCGAGGCGTACCGGTCGCTCGCGGCCGACCTGCGCGACGCGGTCGCCGGCGGCGTCGAGTTCGACGAGTACGCGCAGGTGCTGTACGCGACCGACGGGAGCGTCTACCAGGCCCGGCCGGCGGGCGTCGTCTACCCCCGCGGGGTCGACGACGTGCGGTCGGCGATGCGGGTCGCGGCCGACCACGGCGTCCCGGTCCTCCCGCGCGGCGCGGGGTCGTCGCTCGCGGGACAGACCGTCGGGCCCGGCTGCGTCGTCCTCGACTGCTCGCGCCACATGGACTCGATCCTGTCGGTCGACCCCGACGCGCGCCGCGCGACGGTCCAACCGGGCGTCGTCCAGGACGACCTCGACGACCGGCTGGCGGACGACGGCCTGAAGTTCGCGCCCGACCCCGCCTCCTCGGCGCGCGCGACCGTGGGCGGCGGGATCGGCAACAACTCCACCGGCGCCCACTCCGTGCGGTACGGGATCACCGACGCCTACACCGAAGAGCTCCGGGTGGTGCTGGCGGACGGCTCGCTGATACACACCCGAGAGGTCGTCCTCGACTCCCCCGAGTACGAGGCGATCGTCGCGGGGGAGGCGGGCGGCGAGCGCGAGGCCGCGCTGTACGAGACGGTCCGCGCGCTCGTCGAGGAGAACGCGGACGAGATCGAGGACCGCTACCCGACGCTCAAGCGGTCGGTCTCGGGCTACAACCTCCACAAGGCGATCTACGAGAACGACGACGGCGAGGAGGTGATCAACCTCTCGAAGCTGTTCGTCGGCGCCGAGGGGACGCTCGGCGTCGTCGTCGAGGCCACCCTCTCGCTCGTCACCCGCCCCGAGGAGACCGCGCTGGCGCTGTACGCCTTCGACTCGCTCGACGCGGCCATGCGCGCGGTCCCCGAGGCGCTCGAACTCCCCGTGAGCGCGGTCGAGCTGATGGACGACGCGGTCGTCGAACTGGCGGCGGGCTCGCCGGAGTACGCCGAGTACGCGGAGCCGATACCCGACCGGGCGGCGGCCGCGCTCATGCTGGAGTGGGACTCGGAGCTGGTCGACGGGTTCGAGGCGGCGGTCGCCGACGCGAACGACCGCTTCCTCGGCGGCGACCGCGACGCGTTCGACGTCATCGAGGCGTACGACGAGGGGACCCAAGAGGACCTCTGGAGCCTCCGGAAGGCGGCGATCCCCCTCCTGATGGGCCTGGAAGGCGACGCGAAGCCGTACCCGTTCATCGAGGACGCGTCGGTGCCGCCCGACGAGCTCGCCGACTACGTCGCCGCCTTCGAGGAGGTGCTCGACGACCACGGCACCTCGGCCGCGTACTTCGCGCACGCCGGGGTCGGGACGCTCCACATCCGACCGATCCTCTCGCTGAAGGAGTCCGAGGGGGTCGAGACGATGCACGCCATCGCCGACGACGTCACCGACCTCGTCTTGGAGCACCACGGCGCCTTCTCCGGCGAGCACGGCGACGGGCTCGCGCGCACCGAGTTCAACCCGAAGATGTACGGCGAGGAGCTGTGGGCGGCGTTCCAGGAGCTGAAGTCCGCGTTCGACCCCGAGTGGCGCATGAACCCGGGGAAGGTCGTCTACGTCGACGGCGAAACCGCCGCGGAGCGCGGCTATCCCGAGGCCGCCGCCGACACCGACATGCGCGAGAACCTCCGGTACGGGCCGACGTACCGGTCGATAGAGCCGCAGACGACGTTGGACTTCTCCGACGAGGGCGGCTTCTCCGAGCTCGTCGAGCTGTGTAACGGCTGCGGCACCTGTCGCGAGACCGACTCCGGAACGATGTGTCCGACCTACCGCGCCTCCGGCGAGGAGATCCAGACGACCCGCGGCCGGGCGAACATGCTCCGGGCCGCGATAAGCGGCGAGCTCGACGACGAGGAGATCCACTCCGACCGGTTCCAGGCGGAGGTGCTCGACCTCTGCGTCGGCTGTAAGGGGTGTCAGAGCGACTGTCCGACGGGCGTCGACCTCGCGAAGCTGAAGGCGGAGGTGAAACACGACCACCACGAGCGGGAGGGCGCCGGGCTGCGCGAGCGACTGTTCCGGGACATCGACCGGCTCTCGGCGCTCGGGAGCAAGCTCGCGCCGCTGTCGAACGCGGCGGCGAAGGTCCCCGGGGCCCGGACCGCGATGGACGCGCTCGCGGGAATCGCCCCCGAGCGCGAACTGCCGACGTTCAGGTCGACGAGCTTCGAGGAGTGGTTCGCGGCCCGCGGCGGGCCCGCGGTCGACGAGAGCGACGCGGTCGACACGGTCGCGCTGTTCCCCGACACGTACACCGACTACAGCTACCCGGCGGCCGGGAAGGCGGCGGTGCGCGTGCTGGAGGCCGCCGACGTCCGCGTCGAGGTCCCCGACGACCTCGCGCCCTCCGGCCGCGCCGCCTTCTCGACCGGGTTCCTCGATACGGCTCGGGAGCGCGCGGCCGACAACGTCTCCGCGCTCGCGCCCCGCGTCCGCGCCGGGCAGTCGATTCTCTTCGTCGAACCCTCGGACGCGGTGATGTTCCAGGACGAGTACCTGGACCTCCTCGACGGCGACGACGCCGCGGCGGTATCGGCGGCCGCGGCGGGCGTCTGCGAGTACCTCGACGCGCGTCGGGTCGACGAGCGGCTGTCGTTCGACGCGCCCGCGGAGACGCTCACCTACCACGGCCACTGCAACCAGAAGGCGACGAACACGGACCACCACGCGGTCGGCGTCCTCCGACGAGCCGGCTACGGCGTCGACCCGCTCGACTCCTCCTGTTGCGGCATGGCGGGCTCGTTCGGCTACGAGAGCGAACACTACGACCTCTCGCAGGCGATCGGGCGGATCCTCTTCGGGCAGGTCGACGACAGCGACGGCGACGCGGTGACGGCGCCCGGCGCCTCCTGCCGGTCGCAGCTCGGCGACCGCGAGGGGGCCGAGACGCCGCCGCACCCGATCGAGAAGCTAGCGGCCGCGCTCGACGAGTGAGGGACCGCGAGCGAGGCGCCTCGCTCTCGCCTCGCCCCGCTCTCGCCTCGCCGCGCCCCGCTCTCGCCTCGCCCCGTCCGCCCGCCTCACCAGCGCTGGTGGACGTGTTCGCGCACGTGTTCGTCGTACACCTCGGTCGCGGCGTCGCGCTCGGCGTCGGAGAGCGGGGGCGCCTCGCTCGCGGCCGCGTTCGCTCGGACGTGTTCGGGCGTCGTCGACCCCGGGATCACGGTCGTGACGGCGTCGTGGTCGAGGATCCAGCGCAGCGCGAACTCGGGCAGCGGGCGGTCGTCCGGCAGGCGCTCGTCGAGCGCGTCGACCGCGTCGAGCCCGGCCTCGAACGGGACGCCCGCGAACGTCTCGCCGACGTCGAAGGCGTCGCCCTCGCGGTTGTAGTTGCGGTGATCGTCCTCGGGGAACTCCGCGTCGCGCGAGAGCGCGCCCGTCAGGAGCCCGGACGCGAGCGGCACCCGGCAGATCACGCCCACGTCGCGGGCCGCGGCCTCCTCCAAGAACAGCTCGGCGGGCCGCTGCCGGAAGGGGTTGAAGATGATCTGGACGGTCTCGACGCCCGGGTACTCGATCGCCTTCAGCCCCTCCTCGACGCGCTCGACGCTGACGCCGTAGCTCGCGATTCGCCCCTCGTCCGCGAGCGTTTCGAGCGCGTCGAACGTCTCCGGCCGGTAGTACACGTCCGTCGGCGGGCAGTGGAGCTGGACCAGATCGAGCGTCTCCATGCCGAGATTCTCCCGCGAGCGGTCGACGAACCGCCGGAGGTTCGCCTCCGCGTAGCCGCCGGCCTCGTGCGGGTCGAGCCGGCGGCCGGCCTTCGTGGCGACGGTGACGTCGTCGCTCGCGATCTCCTCGGCCAGAACCTCGCCGACGATCCGCTCGGAGCGGCCGTCGCCGTACACGTCCGCCGTGTCGAAGAAGTCGATCCCGGCGTCGCGGGCGGCCTCGACCGCCGCGACCGCCTCGTCTTCGGTGACCTCGCCCCAGTCGCCGCCGATCTGCCAGGCGCCGTAGCCGACCTCGCTGACCGCGCCGACGTCGCCGAGTTCGCGATGGTTCATGTCGCCTGGACGTTACCCGGGCGAACGCAAGGGCGTTCCGGAGACGGCGTCGTGCGATCGGCGTGACTGGGCCGACCAACGCTTATAAATAAAGCTGCGGTGGCGCGTGCCTGCGAGCGGCCGCCACCGGCGGCCGCGAGGCAGCACCGCGCGAGGGAGTCGGCCGACCGGAGGGAGGCCGACGAGGCTGGGGAGGAGTGAGGAGCGGGGCGGTGCTGTGCGGGACGGGACTCAAAGGGGCAGCCGGGAGGGCGGCGCAGGCGACGCAAGCACCACAGCGAAGGAGCGAACGAAGTGAGCGACTGAGTGAGGAGCGCAGCGAGCGTGCGCCGCCCTCCCGGCTGGGGCTTTGGCGGTGTTCGCCGCAGATCTACCAGCAATCATTTAAATACAAGCGACTGGGGATTTAAAATCGTCTGCCGTCGATTCGCCGAGGACTATTTATAAAACGTCGGCGAGCGCGTCCATCGTCTCCTCGACGCGCTCGACGCGAGCGTTGTGGCCCATGTGGCCGACCCGAAGCACGTCCCCGGCGCCGTCACCGAGCCCCGTCGCGAGAGTAATATCGTGCTCCTCGCGCAGTCGCTCCTGGAGCGCCTCGGCCCGCCCGGGAACCTCGAAGGCGGTCACCGTCGGCGAACTGCGCTCCGGGTCGGGAACCGGTTCCAGCCCCAGCTCCGCGCCGCGCTCGCGACAGCGCGCCGCGGCCGTCGCGTGTCGCTCGCGGACCGCGTCGAGCCCCTCGTCGAGCAGGAGCCCGAGGGCCGCGTCGAGCGCGACGACCTCGGTCGTCAGGTGCGTGTACGGGAACCCGTCGCGCACGTCGCGGAACGGGAGGAAGTTCGCGTACAGTTCGTGCGGGTCGCGCTCTTCCATCGCGGCCCACGCGCGGTCGCTCACCGCGGCCGTCGCGAGGCCCGGCGGCGCGCTGAAACACTTCTGGGAGGCGCCGAGACACACGTCGATCCGATCGGTCGGGACCTCGACGCCGCCGAGCGAGGAGACCGCGTCGACGACCGTCAGGAGCTCCGGGTCCGCCGCCTCGATCCGGTCGAGCGCGCTCCCGACGTCGTTGAGCGTCCCCGTCGGCGTCTCGCAGTGGACCATCGTCGCGAGGTCGAAGTCGGCGCCGTCGGCCGCCAGCGCGTCGTCGAGCGCGTCGAGCGGGAGCGGCTCGTCGTGCCCCGCCGCGACGAGGGTCGCCTCGCCGCCGTACGACTCGACGAAGTCGGCGAACCCCTCGCCGTAGGGCCCGTTCGAGAGACACAACACCTCGGTTCCCGGTTCGACGAGCGAGGCGACCGCGGCCTCCAGCCCTAAGATTCCCTCGCCGCCGAGGGCGACGACGTCGCGGGCCGCGTCGCCGGCGCCGCCCGCGTCGCCGGCACCGCCCGCGTCGCCGGAACCGCCCGAATCGACGCCGTAGACCGTCGCCAGCCGCTCCGTGAGTCGGTCGTATATCTCCCGGAACCGCGGGTCC of Halorubrum trapanicum contains these proteins:
- a CDS encoding FAD-binding and (Fe-S)-binding domain-containing protein encodes the protein MDGGELAGDGGPGELSGDAESDRSPRVASDGGVAAEGARGTAGEVSEAKTDPDRSAASAAALGHDRPDVEAYRSLAADLRDAVAGGVEFDEYAQVLYATDGSVYQARPAGVVYPRGVDDVRSAMRVAADHGVPVLPRGAGSSLAGQTVGPGCVVLDCSRHMDSILSVDPDARRATVQPGVVQDDLDDRLADDGLKFAPDPASSARATVGGGIGNNSTGAHSVRYGITDAYTEELRVVLADGSLIHTREVVLDSPEYEAIVAGEAGGEREAALYETVRALVEENADEIEDRYPTLKRSVSGYNLHKAIYENDDGEEVINLSKLFVGAEGTLGVVVEATLSLVTRPEETALALYAFDSLDAAMRAVPEALELPVSAVELMDDAVVELAAGSPEYAEYAEPIPDRAAAALMLEWDSELVDGFEAAVADANDRFLGGDRDAFDVIEAYDEGTQEDLWSLRKAAIPLLMGLEGDAKPYPFIEDASVPPDELADYVAAFEEVLDDHGTSAAYFAHAGVGTLHIRPILSLKESEGVETMHAIADDVTDLVLEHHGAFSGEHGDGLARTEFNPKMYGEELWAAFQELKSAFDPEWRMNPGKVVYVDGETAAERGYPEAAADTDMRENLRYGPTYRSIEPQTTLDFSDEGGFSELVELCNGCGTCRETDSGTMCPTYRASGEEIQTTRGRANMLRAAISGELDDEEIHSDRFQAEVLDLCVGCKGCQSDCPTGVDLAKLKAEVKHDHHEREGAGLRERLFRDIDRLSALGSKLAPLSNAAAKVPGARTAMDALAGIAPERELPTFRSTSFEEWFAARGGPAVDESDAVDTVALFPDTYTDYSYPAAGKAAVRVLEAADVRVEVPDDLAPSGRAAFSTGFLDTARERAADNVSALAPRVRAGQSILFVEPSDAVMFQDEYLDLLDGDDAAAVSAAAAGVCEYLDARRVDERLSFDAPAETLTYHGHCNQKATNTDHHAVGVLRRAGYGVDPLDSSCCGMAGSFGYESEHYDLSQAIGRILFGQVDDSDGDAVTAPGASCRSQLGDREGAETPPHPIEKLAAALDE
- a CDS encoding aldo/keto reductase, producing MNHRELGDVGAVSEVGYGAWQIGGDWGEVTEDEAVAAVEAARDAGIDFFDTADVYGDGRSERIVGEVLAEEIASDDVTVATKAGRRLDPHEAGGYAEANLRRFVDRSRENLGMETLDLVQLHCPPTDVYYRPETFDALETLADEGRIASYGVSVERVEEGLKAIEYPGVETVQIIFNPFRQRPAELFLEEAAARDVGVICRVPLASGLLTGALSRDAEFPEDDHRNYNREGDAFDVGETFAGVPFEAGLDAVDALDERLPDDRPLPEFALRWILDHDAVTTVIPGSTTPEHVRANAAASEAPPLSDAERDAATEVYDEHVREHVHQRW
- a CDS encoding alanine--glyoxylate aminotransferase family protein: MLMTPGPTAVPEPVRDAMSRELINPDVDPRFREIYDRLTERLATVYGVDSGGSGDAGGAGDAGGAGDAARDVVALGGEGILGLEAAVASLVEPGTEVLCLSNGPYGEGFADFVESYGGEATLVAAGHDEPLPLDALDDALAADGADFDLATMVHCETPTGTLNDVGSALDRIEAADPELLTVVDAVSSLGGVEVPTDRIDVCLGASQKCFSAPPGLATAAVSDRAWAAMEERDPHELYANFLPFRDVRDGFPYTHLTTEVVALDAALGLLLDEGLDAVRERHATAAARCRERGAELGLEPVPDPERSSPTVTAFEVPGRAEALQERLREEHDITLATGLGDGAGDVLRVGHMGHNARVERVEETMDALADVL